Part of the Methanobrevibacter millerae genome is shown below.
TTATCAATCCTCCACCCATTCCTTTCATTGCCAGAAATCCGACATCAAGCTCTTTGCATCTGTTTACAAGGTTGATTTCACTTTCACCGCTCAGATAGGAAAATGGGTATTGCAAGGTTTCATAGAGTCCGGATTCAATTGCTTCATGGGCATGGGTAATCTTATGGGTTGTAATGCCGATGTGTCTTATTAATCCATCCTCTTTTGCCTGAAACATTGCTTTATACAAGTCATCATCCTCTTTCGGACAGAATGATAGATTGTGGAATTGATATAAATCAAGATAATCCGTTTTCATGCTTTTAAGTGATGTTTCAAGCTGATTCCAGAATTCCTCCACTTCCTCGGCTGCTCCCTTGCTTGCAAGGTATATGTCTTCACGCACGTCCTCAAAGGCCGCACCCAGCTTGGCTTCGCTGTCGGTGTAGAAATGTGCAGTATCATAGAAATCTATTCCGTTTTCATATGCATGGCGCAGAATTTCAACCGAATCGGCCATGTTTCTTCTCTGTATTGGCAGCGCACCAAAACCGTTCTTGTTAACTTCCAGATTTGTCTTTCCAAGCCTCATTTTAAAATCCCTCAGTGTTTTTATTAATCAAATATTTTTCCCTAAAAATATATCTCTTTTTAATATATAATATATTAATTAAGATAATGGTGGTTTTGATGAAAAGCAGTATTGAAGTAAAACAGGTTAATATAGTGGATTTGGATGTTGATGCTGTTGTAAATGCAGCAAACAGTCAGCTTCTTGAAGGGGGCGGTGTATGCGGTGCGATATTTCGAAAAGCCGGATCAGCTGAACTTGCAATGGCATGCTCTGAAATCGGAGGATGTGAAACCGGAAATGCGGTAATCACTCCGGGATTCAATCTTTCATCCAAATACGTTATCCATGCGGTCGGTCCCGTCTGGCAGGGAGGAAACAGCAATGAGGTGGAGCTTCTCTACAGCGCCTATAAAAATTCCCTGAAATTGGCTAAGGAAAACGATTGCACTTCAATAGCTTTTCCTCTGATTTCATCAGGAATTTACGGATATCCGAAAAAGGCTGCATGGAAAATAGCCATTAGCTCATGCAGCGACTTCATTAATGACAATCCAGACTATTCAATTAATATAATCTTTGCGGTATTGAGCGAGGAGTCTTTAAAACTCGGCGAAAGCACAATTGAGATGATTTTCGCAAAATAATTAATACCCGTTCATTTTTAAGATTATATACAGTATGAAAATAACGATTAATGCGTAAATGGCATGTCTTGCTGAGAGGAATCTCGTTTTCCTGAATTCCTTATCCTTGACATCACCGCTTTTTAAAATCCTTTCCTTTTCAAATGAGCATTTCTGATAAATGGCTTCCAGGTCTTTCGGAAGTCTTCCGTGCTCATTCAGCATGTTGATTGTTTTGTTCAGGTATTTGATGGCTTCCTTGTCGTTGCCGAGCTTCACGCAGCAGAAAGCGGCCTTGTAGTTGAAGTTTGTAACGAGTTCCAAATCTTCCTGTGCACGCTGTTCATAGCTTATGCAGTTCTTGTAATTTTTGAGGGCTTCGGAATATTCCTTAAGCTCGTATAAGGCATCACCTTTTGCGTTGAATGCGATTATTGTCTCTTCGCTTTCAATGGATCTCTCCAGATATTTTAAAGCCTCATTGTTCTGACCGTTTTTTTGAAGCATGGAACCTTTGTATAGAATAAGCTTTTCGTCTTCGCCATAGCGGCTTTCATAATCGGTGAGGTTTTTAAGGGCTTCATCATATCTTTTGGCCTGGATTAACAGTTCGATTTTGCCCATCTTCACTTCCTTTTTGGAAATGCGGGGCTTTTCTATCGGCGAATATGACTTGTACTTTTCTTCTGCCTTGTCCATGTACTCAAGGGCTTCGTCAATGTGGTTCTTGTTGAATCTTGACATTGCCTTGTCGCAGAGAACGTTAATGGAGCGAGGTTGTTTGGTTAAGTATTCATCAAAATACTTTTCGCCGTAATCTCCATCGTCGTGAGTCTCATCAAAATACTGATAATACATTCCCTTTTCTTCAAGGGCAAGCAGATAATCTTTTTCAATCAATAAATCCAATATTTTCAAATAGGATTCAACGTCATCTTTCCCGTGTCTTTTTTTAGCTAATCTTAGAGCTTCGTCATAATTTTCTTCTTCAATGTACACTTTTGCAGTTTCAATAGCATCGCTCATTTGCATCGACCATTATAATTTATTAAAACTCCAATTTTTTAATAACTACTCTTAATTTACTATATTCTTCAAGTTATATTATCTTTTTCATGATTTTTGAAAAACATTAAGTATATCCTAATTTAAATATAATACCTAGAAAATGGAGTGTTTCAATTACTCCAATTACTTGTTTTCAATTAAAATTTAAACTGTGATGATTAAATGAATGATTTAGAAGAAATTGTATATAAGCATGCCTTGCTTAATGCGGCCAAGCATAAGGGAAATGCAAATCCCGGTGCCGTTATGGGTTCAATAATGGCAAACGAGCCGGAACTGAGAAGCAGGGCAAAGGAAATCGGACCTCTTTCAGGAAAAATAGTAGCTCAGGTAAACGCTATGTCTGCAGAAGAGCAGGCAAGCGAAATGGAAAAGCTGGGCGTTGAAGTTCAGGACAAAAAGCCCAAGGCAAAAGAGGCAGGCCTGCAGGAACTTCCGGGAACTCATGAAAACATAGTTCTTCGTTTCGCTCCAAATCCAAGCGGACCTCTGCATATCGGACACACTAGAGCTGCCGTTCCAAATGCAGAATATGTAAAAAGGCATGACGGCAAACTGATATTGAGAATTGAGGATACCGATCCGAAAAGGGTTTATGAAGACGCTTATGAAATGATTCCTGAGGATTTAAAGTGGCTTGGAATCAATCCTGATGAAATCGTTTTCCAGTCAGACCGGTTCGAAATCTATTACGATTATGCACGCCAATTGATTGAGAAGGGCGCAGCTTACATGTGTACCTGTGACGGCGCTGACTTCAAGGAGCTTAAGGATAACTGCAAGGCATGTCCGTGCAGGGACAATTCCGTTGAGGAAAACCTTGAATTATGGGATAAGTTCGATACTATGGAAGCCGGTGAGGCTGTCTTAAGGGTTAAAACAGATATCAATCACAAGAACCCTGCAATCCGTGACTGGGTGGCTATGAGAATAGTTGAGGAAACCCATCCGAGACTGGGCAACAAATACAGGATTTATCCTATGATGAACTTCTCCGTAGCGGTGGATGACCATCTGATGGGAATGACTCACGTTTTAAGGGGAAAGGACCATCTGGCAAACAGCGAAAAGCAGAAATACCTCTACGACCACATGGGATGGGATTTGCCTGAGTTCATTCATTACGGCAGGCTTAAAATGGAGGACATCGCATTGAGTACCTCAAAGGCTCTTGCAGGAATCGAGGATGGCACCTACAGCGGATGGGACGATCCAAGGCTCGGAACATTAAGAGCCATTGCAAGGCGTGGAATAAGGCCTGAAGCCATTTACAATCTCATAACAGAAATAGGCGTTAAGATGGCCGATTCAGCAATCAGCTGGAAGAAAATCTACGGATTGAACCGTAATTTATTGGAACCTATAGCAAACCGTTATTTCTTTGTTGAAGACCCTCAGCTAATCGAGGTTGAAGGTTATGCGGACGGCGAGATTGTAATCGAAAGGCCGCTTCATGCAGACCATCTCGACAGGGGAAACAGGCTCCTTCCGTTTGCAGGCAGTGCTTATCTTGCAAAATCAGACATTGCAGACGGCGTATTCAGGCTGATGGATGCAATTAATGTGGACATTTCAGGAGATAAGGTAACTTACAATTCAACTTCCTTTGAAGATGCAAGGGATCTGAAGGCCAGAATCATCCAGTGGGTGCCTTATGATGATAATGTCAACGTTACTATTGTAATGGATGACGCATCACTTAAAAAAGGCCTCGGCGAGTCAGCATTAAAAGATCTGGAAGTTGGAGACGTTGTACAGTTCGAAAGGGTCGGTTTTGCACGTTTGGATGAAGTAACGGATGATGAGCTGATATTCTACTTTGCCCACAAATAGGTGTTTAAATGACCCTGTTTACAAACGGATACGTCACTTTAAAAACGCCTGAAGGCTTTGATGTGATTCCCAACAAGGGAGATTTCGTTGAGTTGTCACTGGTAAATCCCAATATACCTATGACAATCAAGTTTTCGTTAGCTCCCACCTTAACGGGTCTTGTTGAGATTAAGGATGCGATGGAGACGACTTTGGGCTCAACTCCTAATATAAATATAATAATTTCCGATTTTTTAGCAATCAATGATGATATCTACTATATGCTGGTATCATCCATTGAAAGCGCTGATAATGAAATCCGCCGCAATGAATTCATGTACGTTGAAGATGATAATCTATATTCTTTTGAATTCGTATATCCCTATGCGGATGCGGAACTGGACGATTTTTACTTGAATATAATAAGATCTTTAAAAATAAGCAGGGCTAAATACGTTTTATGTGATGGCGGCTATGAAATAAATGAAAAATAAAAGATATATTTTTAATATATCTTTTTAATGTCGCTTGGCTTGATTGTAATGTCCTGCCTTCTGTATTTTACTTTGATGTCATCACCGTTAATGGAGTACACTTTGCTTGAATAGGTATCTCCTTCGTGGTTAAAGATAATTTCATCGCCTTTTCTTAAGACTTCCTCATTGTTGTTAATCAATACCTTGAGGCTTGACTTTTCAGGAATTGCCTTTGGAGTAGGAATAGGTTCGCTTTCAAGGATGTTGTCGATTGAAGCGCTGCTTTTTGCATTTTCAAATACTCTTCTGGTATTTTCCTGTCTTATTTCGTCTTCTTCAGGTTCCACATAATCCTCGTGGGTTTCGTTGATTATAGGAGCATAATCGTCATAGTCATCATAGAATTCATTGGCTTCGTCGGTGTATGAGTTGACGTTTCTGATGAAGTCCTCATTCAATGAATCCAGTTCATCGTCGCTGCTTTCAGGAGCCAGCTTTTGACGAATATCCTTGACGATGCCTGAATTTTTAATGGAATTGGTGAATTTGGCAAGGTCTTTTCTGTAATCCAGATCGCTTAACTCGCCGTTTTCATCTTCAAATAAGTTGGATGAATCGATTGAAGCTCCGAACTCGTAATCCTCATCCGCACCTGAAAGAATACTTACGCTGTCCTCTTCAACTTTGGTTGGAGATTTAAGGGTAGGAGTCTTGATTTCCTCGCTTTCAGGGATTGCATCCTTGATGCTTTCGGTTTTTTCTTCAGGAACTTCCTCTTTGAAAATTTCAGGCTTTTCTTCTGGAACTGATTCTTCGACACTTTCTGCTTTTTCTTCAGGTACGCTTTCCTCTTTAACGTCAAGGGTTTCCTGAACGGTTGTATCTTCGCTTTCCTTTTTGATGACAGCGTCGGTTATTGAATTTGTTTCTGAAATTTCAGTGATTTCCTCTTCAGCTTCATTGCTTGCTGAATCGATGGCTTCATCAATGTCCTTTTGTGAAGCTACGGCTTGTGAAGGAACGTCCTCATTGTCTGAGGCTTTGATTGCTTCAGCAATTTCATGCATCTTTTCAATGCTGCTTCTGATGTCTTCGATGTCTCTGATTTCATCGTCCTTTTTGGCAGCTTCCTGATTCTTTTTGATGCTTTCTTTAATGTCTGAATTGTCATCTTCCTCTTTTCTGATGGTTTGGGATTCCTTTTCCCTTTCGTCATCTTTTCTTTTTGATTCCTTAATCAGTTCATCGATTGTAAACAAGTCTTTAAGCTCATGCTTGCTTTCGCTTGTTTTGGTATAGCTGACATCGGAATTTTTATCTTCATTATTATTTTTATTCATAATATCTCTCTGGGTTTCGGTTATTGGTTCTTGGAACTTTTGAACGTTATCTTCATAATTAATTAAAACTTGATTTTGGGATGAATAACTAATGTTTCTATTCATATTGTTATTTCTGTTCGTCTCAGGAACAATATATGGGTCAAATTGGGTATTTGCACGTGTGCCTTCCTTTCTAAGGGTGATTTCAGGTTCATTCTGTCTTGCGAAATAATCGGAAACCGGATTTTTTGGCTTGGTGTTGTTATTAATTTTGCTGCTGTTTTTCTTTTCCTGCTCGGAAATCATTTCCTGCAGGGGATTTTGAGTTGTAATGTTTGTAAAGTCCTCTTTTTCATCATCCTTATCTCTGTAATATAGTTTGACAGCTATCACAGCGATTATACCAACAATGGCAATAATTGCCCAGATTAACAATATAGTTTCGTTCATTTCATCCACTTCTTATAAATTAATTAAGTTTATAGTATATATTATTTATTACAAATTCTTTGATATAAAGTTTTATATTGTTTTTAAAAAAGACTTAATCTGACTTCATTTTTCTGAAATGCTTCAGTGAAAAGATTTTTTTCAATTTAAAGCATTCTTTTTTAAACAATTCATTTTATATATTTTGAAAATGATATAATATAATAGTAAATATTATTCTATATTAGAGGTTTAATTATGGTTGTTAAAATTAATGAAAACTATCTTAAATTGAAAAGCAGCTATCTTTTTGTTGAAGTTGCTAGAAGAGAAGCTGAATTCGTTGAAGCAAATCCTGACGCTGATGTAATTAAAATGGGCATAGGCGACGTTACCAAGCCATTGGTTCCTGCAGTAGTTGAAGCGTTCCAAAATGCAGTTGAGGAAATGGCCGATGCAGACACCTTCAGGGGATACGGTCCGGAACAGGGTTATGACTTTTTGGCTGAAGCCATCATTAAAAACGATTTTGAGCCATATGGAGTTTCCCTTGACGTCGGTGAGGTATTCATCAGTGACGGCGCAAAATGTGATACCGGAAACATTCAGGAGATTTTTGGCCTGGACAATAAGATAGCCGTAACCGATCCTGTCTACACTGTTTACGTTGATACAAATGTCATGGCCGGAAGAACCGGCGAAATGGGTGATGACGGAATGTATGAAGGATTGACCTATCTCAAATGCAATTCCGAAAACGATTTCGTTCCTGAATTGCCTTCAGAACCTGTAGACATTATTTACTTATGTTATCCTAACAATCCGACAGGTACCACCCTGACAAAAGATCAGCTTAAGGTATTTGTCGACTATGCAAAGGAAAACAAGGCAATCATATTGTTCGATGCCGCTTATGAAGTATTTATCAATGAGGAAAACGTTCCTCACACAATCTATGAAATCGAAGGAGCCCGTGAAGTGGCCATTGAATTCAGAAGCTTTTCCAAAACCGCAGGATTTACCGGAACCCGTTGCGCATACACTGTCGTTCCAAAAGAACTGATTGCATGGGACAGTCAGGGCAATGAAGTTGAAGTAAATCCATTATGGAACAGAAGGCAGACCACCAAGTTCAACGGTGTATCCTATCCTGTACAGAGGGCAGCCGAAGCAACCTACTCAGAAGAGGGTAAAGCTCAAATCAAGGAAGTCGTTGACTATTATATGGAAAACGCAAAGGTCATTAGGGAAAGCCTGACAGATTTGGGTCTTGAAGTCCGTGGAGGAATCAGCTCCCCTTACATCTGGGTAAAAACGCCTAACGGAATGGATTCCTGGGATTTCTTTGACATTCTTTTAAAAGAAGCCAACGTTGTCGGAACTCCTGGTTCAGGATTCGGACCAAGCGGACAGGGCTATTTAAGACTTACAGCATTTAACACTTTGGAAAATACCAAAGAAGCAATGGACAGAATTTCAAAATTAGAATTTTAGGTGATTTGATTTGAAAACTATTGAAGAACCTGTTGTTATCCGTGAAGGAGACTCATTTAAAATGGTCTTATCCAAATACGGTGCGCTTGCTTTGGACAAGCAGGAAAACCTCTCAGAACTCATTGGAGATACCGAAGGCACTTTGGATTTGGACAACGGTACTGTGGTCTTTGGGGACGTCTCCCTTCCGATTCAGGTCCTCGGATTCTATCGCGAAGACCTCCACCAGTGGTCCTGGGCATGGGACAGCGAGGAAATCTTCGGAGCAGATTTGATTAAGGCCGCAGCCGAAATGAGGCAGGCAGGAATCGATGCAGGAATTCCGGAATATTCTTCTCCTATAATACAGGCGGATTTCAACGCATGCCACACATTGGCGATGACTACCGTTGCGATTCTGGACATGGATGCATATTATGCTGTCAGCGAAGAGGGACTTGACATATTTGTAGCCATTGAAGCCGGAAATCTCGAGGAAAACAACAGCGTTGAGAAGTTCAAGGACACTTTCTACACCTTCCAGAAGAATTTCGGCGTCTACGGAAGAATTGCATTGGATTCCTACGCAAAGCTCAAGGGATATAGTGTAAATAAGCATGATGATTTTGATGTTGTCTATATAGGTGAAAGCCGTATCATCATAGGATATACCGAAAGGGGCAATGTAAAGTCAATTCAGATGCTTTTAGAAGAGGATTGATTATCATGAATCAGGATTTGGTTAATGAAGTAAATGATTTGATTGATTTATTGGCTAAATCCGGATTTTTCTCATCCGATGAGATTCTGGAAATCCTTGAAGACCAGTTTATCGAAGAGGAAATTGACTTTTCCGGGTACGATATATCTTCAAACGATTTCAACAACCATAACTTTTCTCTTTTAGAGGAATGCTTTAAAGGTTTGGCTTTAAAATCAATCATCGGTGTTCATAACTGCGGTTATGATTTCGAAGAAGGCGTTGAGGACATATTCGAATTATATGTTCATTTATTTAATAATAAATATGCTGTGGAGGGCTTTTGCTTTTACACCTTTGAGGATGTGGAGGATGCCATTGAAAGCGAGGTCTTGAGAATAACCTTCGGGGACTTTCAAAGGGATGAAAGCAAGTCTTTAAAAATCGGTAAAACGGTTTATGGGTCTTTGTCCGGTGCAGGTTTCGATTTGAACTGGAATGAAAGTGTAAACGATCCGATAAAAATCGTAAATTTCCAATGGGATAAGAAGTATGATGAGAATAAAGAATATGAAATTGAAGGAGCTTATGATTTGTTTGTAGGTGTTATAGATGAAAAGTGATTCATTAAGATTAATAGAAGACGTTTGCAGCAATTATACCAAGCTGTCATTCATTGAGATTTCTGAAGATTCTATCTATCTGGATTTCATTGATGTGGAGCTGGGTGTTCCGAAAAGCGACAGGGATTTGTCCTTAACCATGAGATTCGGCAAAAACCCCTTCATTACGGTCTTTTATGATAACATCTGGGATATTGAATTTCTGTCTCATTTTGACTATAAAAATCATTATCTTAGAGAAGACATGCTTTTGGAGCTTCGCAAAATCAAATTTATTGATTTTGAATATTTGAATACCTTCTTTCACAATTATTCCCGTCAAAAGGATTATTCCATGGATAAGGAATATGATGTTCACAATATCCGCTCAGATTTCTTCTGTCTGCTTGAATTCAACGACATAGCTATTGTAGTGGGTGGAAATCAGATTGATTTCTTTACTCCTTATGAAAGGCTTAATGACAAGCTTTTAAGGGATTTGTCCAACGATTGGATGATGTACTATCTGAAGTATCATCAGAAAAGGAATATCATAAAGGACCCTATGTGTGAAAACCATCCTTTCAACAGATAGCCGTCTTTTTTTTGGTAATCTTAGAAAAACTTTTTTAATTATTAAAAACAAAATATTATTGTTATGGAATTTTATTTTCATTTTCACATATTAATTATTTAGGAGTTATTAAATGACTTGTAGTATTTTAGTCGGTGGAGCATGGGGAGATGAAGGTAAGGGAAAATGTATCACTTACCTCTGTGACAATGACAAACCATCCATTATAGCTCGTGCAGGCGTAGGTCCTAATGCAGGACATTCTGTAGAGTTCAATGGTGAAAAATACGGTTTAAGATTAACCCCATCCGGATTTGTACATACGGGTGCTAAACTCATGATCGGGGCTGGAGTTTTAGTTAATCCTGATGTACTTTATAAAGAATTTGATGATTTAGCAAAATATAACGTAAAGGAAAGGATGACGATAGATCCTAGATGTGCAATAATTACCGAAGAGCATATGAAAAGAGATCAGGCTTCCGAATATCTGTCTAAAAAAATCGGAAGTACCGGTTCAGGCTGCGGACCTGCAAACTCAGACAGGGTTTTAAGAACCATCGGGCTTGCA
Proteins encoded:
- a CDS encoding ATPase, with translation MNETILLIWAIIAIVGIIAVIAVKLYYRDKDDEKEDFTNITTQNPLQEMISEQEKKNSSKINNNTKPKNPVSDYFARQNEPEITLRKEGTRANTQFDPYIVPETNRNNNMNRNISYSSQNQVLINYEDNVQKFQEPITETQRDIMNKNNNEDKNSDVSYTKTSESKHELKDLFTIDELIKESKRKDDEREKESQTIRKEEDDNSDIKESIKKNQEAAKKDDEIRDIEDIRSSIEKMHEIAEAIKASDNEDVPSQAVASQKDIDEAIDSASNEAEEEITEISETNSITDAVIKKESEDTTVQETLDVKEESVPEEKAESVEESVPEEKPEIFKEEVPEEKTESIKDAIPESEEIKTPTLKSPTKVEEDSVSILSGADEDYEFGASIDSSNLFEDENGELSDLDYRKDLAKFTNSIKNSGIVKDIRQKLAPESSDDELDSLNEDFIRNVNSYTDEANEFYDDYDDYAPIINETHEDYVEPEEDEIRQENTRRVFENAKSSASIDNILESEPIPTPKAIPEKSSLKVLINNNEEVLRKGDEIIFNHEGDTYSSKVYSINGDDIKVKYRRQDITIKPSDIKKIY
- a CDS encoding tetratricopeptide repeat protein codes for the protein MSDAIETAKVYIEEENYDEALRLAKKRHGKDDVESYLKILDLLIEKDYLLALEEKGMYYQYFDETHDDGDYGEKYFDEYLTKQPRSINVLCDKAMSRFNKNHIDEALEYMDKAEEKYKSYSPIEKPRISKKEVKMGKIELLIQAKRYDEALKNLTDYESRYGEDEKLILYKGSMLQKNGQNNEALKYLERSIESEETIIAFNAKGDALYELKEYSEALKNYKNCISYEQRAQEDLELVTNFNYKAAFCCVKLGNDKEAIKYLNKTINMLNEHGRLPKDLEAIYQKCSFEKERILKSGDVKDKEFRKTRFLSARHAIYALIVIFILYIILKMNGY
- a CDS encoding DUF6891 domain-containing protein yields the protein MNQDLVNEVNDLIDLLAKSGFFSSDEILEILEDQFIEEEIDFSGYDISSNDFNNHNFSLLEECFKGLALKSIIGVHNCGYDFEEGVEDIFELYVHLFNNKYAVEGFCFYTFEDVEDAIESEVLRITFGDFQRDESKSLKIGKTVYGSLSGAGFDLNWNESVNDPIKIVNFQWDKKYDENKEYEIEGAYDLFVGVIDEK
- a CDS encoding macro domain-containing protein, with product MKSSIEVKQVNIVDLDVDAVVNAANSQLLEGGGVCGAIFRKAGSAELAMACSEIGGCETGNAVITPGFNLSSKYVIHAVGPVWQGGNSNEVELLYSAYKNSLKLAKENDCTSIAFPLISSGIYGYPKKAAWKIAISSCSDFINDNPDYSINIIFAVLSEESLKLGESTIEMIFAK
- a CDS encoding LL-diaminopimelate aminotransferase — its product is MVVKINENYLKLKSSYLFVEVARREAEFVEANPDADVIKMGIGDVTKPLVPAVVEAFQNAVEEMADADTFRGYGPEQGYDFLAEAIIKNDFEPYGVSLDVGEVFISDGAKCDTGNIQEIFGLDNKIAVTDPVYTVYVDTNVMAGRTGEMGDDGMYEGLTYLKCNSENDFVPELPSEPVDIIYLCYPNNPTGTTLTKDQLKVFVDYAKENKAIILFDAAYEVFINEENVPHTIYEIEGAREVAIEFRSFSKTAGFTGTRCAYTVVPKELIAWDSQGNEVEVNPLWNRRQTTKFNGVSYPVQRAAEATYSEEGKAQIKEVVDYYMENAKVIRESLTDLGLEVRGGISSPYIWVKTPNGMDSWDFFDILLKEANVVGTPGSGFGPSGQGYLRLTAFNTLENTKEAMDRISKLEF
- a CDS encoding DUF6882 domain-containing protein, with translation MKTIEEPVVIREGDSFKMVLSKYGALALDKQENLSELIGDTEGTLDLDNGTVVFGDVSLPIQVLGFYREDLHQWSWAWDSEEIFGADLIKAAAEMRQAGIDAGIPEYSSPIIQADFNACHTLAMTTVAILDMDAYYAVSEEGLDIFVAIEAGNLEENNSVEKFKDTFYTFQKNFGVYGRIALDSYAKLKGYSVNKHDDFDVVYIGESRIIIGYTERGNVKSIQMLLEED
- a CDS encoding aldo/keto reductase, with protein sequence MRLGKTNLEVNKNGFGALPIQRRNMADSVEILRHAYENGIDFYDTAHFYTDSEAKLGAAFEDVREDIYLASKGAAEEVEEFWNQLETSLKSMKTDYLDLYQFHNLSFCPKEDDDLYKAMFQAKEDGLIRHIGITTHKITHAHEAIESGLYETLQYPFSYLSGESEINLVNRCKELDVGFLAMKGMGGGLITNSKASYAFMNQFDNVLPIWGIQKMEELDEFLSYDETTVLDDELKEAIEKDKKELGDDFCRGCAYCMPCPEEINISMCARMSLWIRRFPAEPYLTEEYHEILNKTLDCVECYECVEKCPYELEIPRLLKENYEDYQNVLNGKTKGVRNETVH
- a CDS encoding glutamate--tRNA ligase, with translation MNDLEEIVYKHALLNAAKHKGNANPGAVMGSIMANEPELRSRAKEIGPLSGKIVAQVNAMSAEEQASEMEKLGVEVQDKKPKAKEAGLQELPGTHENIVLRFAPNPSGPLHIGHTRAAVPNAEYVKRHDGKLILRIEDTDPKRVYEDAYEMIPEDLKWLGINPDEIVFQSDRFEIYYDYARQLIEKGAAYMCTCDGADFKELKDNCKACPCRDNSVEENLELWDKFDTMEAGEAVLRVKTDINHKNPAIRDWVAMRIVEETHPRLGNKYRIYPMMNFSVAVDDHLMGMTHVLRGKDHLANSEKQKYLYDHMGWDLPEFIHYGRLKMEDIALSTSKALAGIEDGTYSGWDDPRLGTLRAIARRGIRPEAIYNLITEIGVKMADSAISWKKIYGLNRNLLEPIANRYFFVEDPQLIEVEGYADGEIVIERPLHADHLDRGNRLLPFAGSAYLAKSDIADGVFRLMDAINVDISGDKVTYNSTSFEDARDLKARIIQWVPYDDNVNVTIVMDDASLKKGLGESALKDLEVGDVVQFERVGFARLDEVTDDELIFYFAHK